The DNA segment ACGCCCTCGTGAGATGGCAGTCACATGGAATGGGGCTTTTGGAAGGATTTCAGGCAGAGTTCTGCCTACCCCACCTCCTACCCCGTGATGAGTCATGGCTCACAGCCGACTGCCCTTCCCAGAGCCACCTCaagactgttgttttctttcatcttgCTTTGTGCTGGTCATGTGAGGCTCAGGGTATTAATAGGCTGTGGTCTTGGCCTTCTGGATCTTGTTGTTGGTCAGGGAGATAAACGAAAAGTTTGGCCAGTCCTTTGTGCCATTTTTCACCCCTCTCTCGACTGTCACGTGTTGGCTGGTGACAGAGCTGAGCTGGACATGCAGAGGACATCCAGTCTGGTCACCCCCCTGGGGACATGGCCTCTGCTGATGTGTTGACTTCTTTCCTCTCCTCATGGGCATTTGGTCAGTTCCTGACATCCAACCTTGAATCCCCAGTACTGATCTTAGCAAACCATCCTTTCTTCACCATCCTCCCCAGCCCAAAGACGGCATCTCTCCCAGCATGTGTGAGATATACCTAAGCCAGGCAGGGAAGGATTGGGGGtcttgtggttgttgttgttcagtcaccaagtcgtgtctgactctttatgaccccgtggactacagcacaccaggcctccctcaccacctcctggagttcacccaagttcatgtctgttgagtcagtgatgccatccaaccatctcatcctctgccgccctcctctccttttgccttcagtctttcccatgatcagggtcttttccaatgagttggctcttagcatcaggtggcccgAGCATATTTTTAACTTCGAGCAAAATTATTTTCAGGAAATTAAAAGTCTGTGCGTGGTTCAACAGGCTCCTAAGGAGCTTCATGGGgacaaaactttttaaacaaatgcCTTGGAAACAGAGGTTCTTTGAATTGCCTGGGGCTTTGATCCAAAAGTTTCAATTCTTCTCTACAGCCCAGGTTTTTAAATGTCACTTTGCTAGTTCCCTCAGCCTGGATTCCAGTACCCAGTACAGTGTCATATTTGGTGATTACTGACCTGAAGTGAAGTTGGGCTGGGGCCTGGCCCAGGAGATGAAGCTTCTTTGGAAAGTTTCCTAGGAGCAGAGACTCAAGCTTTAACATAAAGGGGAATCTTGGTTCTCTACATCTAATTGACTGGCTATGAGACTAGTCAGTTTTCCTTTGCCTGGTGGGGTTCTGGGTGCAGTTAATTACTTTCCGTTTATATCAACCTCTTTTGTTCAATAACTGTGAAAGCATGAAGTGTGTTAAGAAGATCCTGCTGATCCCTTTCACTCTTTGTGGTGTAGTTGGTGAAGTTTAGTCTCTTGGGCCTCATTTTGCTCATTTGTTAACTGGGTTGAACTGTATGATCACTAAGACCCCATTTCagtctaaattttcatttttttcaatgacaacatttttgattaaaaaagaaaaatcttgccATATCTGTAAGAATTTTACTTTTGAGGGAAAAAGAATGATTATGCTAAGGGTGCACCAACttaaattattatctttatttctttttgtttagtgATAACATGGGTGGGGGGAATGGACCATACTCCCACAATAAACCAACCAACCTCTATTTTCTACCTAATTTATGCCAAGTGCTCTGCTAATGGCTTTATGTGTGTTTCCTCATTTAACACTCAACAATCTTGAAGACTCTAGTATTACaagtacagatgaagaaacttggGGCACTAAGAAATTCAGGAAGTTTCCCAGAGTCACAGAGCTAATAAGTAGTCAAAACAAGACTTGCACATAATTTTAAGAACTACAAGGATCCTAACCTCTAGGTAGAAAGATATGTATACACTATATATTCCTGAAGGTCTCTTTTCCTGTTattagcttctttctttttttcactctacaagtttttattagaattttactatatcatatattgtttttttcattttatattggagtatagccaattagggggcttctccagtagctcagtggtaaagaatctgcttgcaatgcaagagccacaggagatgtgtgtttaatccctaggtcaggaagatcccctggaaaagggcatgacaacccactccagtattcctgcctggagcatcccgtcaacagaggagcctggtgggctacagtccatagagtcaccaaagagtcagacacgactgaagcaacttagcacacatgcacacacatagccagttaacaatattgtgatagtttcagggggacagcaaagggattcagtcatGCATTGGCATCTTTCTACAGAGAGTTAAGCGTGATGAAAGATTCTAATTAATGgacatgtttattgagcactgcATAAGCAGGAGATATCTGGATAAGAATTGCCACTTCCTTGAAAAGTGCACATCACTGCTGAACTTGAGCTTTTTGGTGCCTTGAGAGCAGTCCCAGCCCGTGGGGAGAAGTTCAAGTCCAGGTAGAACTCCCTCTGGGAGTGATTATATAGAACTCCAACATCACGGGTCATGGGAGGTTTTGTTCCCCTTGGAAAACCTCAGCTTCACTTGTTGAAGTAGGACAAGTAGAATGAATTAGCTCTGACTGATGCCAAgctctttatatttaaaagaaaaaaagcaattaaatatTCAACCTGATGCCGAGGTTTTAGATTACCCCCATTTGTCTTTCACTCAGAGCATCTGCTTTTTATTGCATTGTGGCCCTGTCTGCCATTTATCTCTCCCCGTCAATCCATATCTATGTGTCACGTGACTCAAAAGTGAAGATTAGAGGAGAAAAATATCTCTGTAGTCTAAGCCTGGCAACTTCTATTTTTATCCACAGCTGTTGGAACTGATAGCAAAGTCACAGCTCACATCCCTGAGTGGCATTGCCCAGAAGAACTTCATGAACATTTTGGAAAAAGTGGTACTGAAAGGTGAGCTCTTTCCCACTCTCTCACCCCCTTTTATAGGTCTGGGGCTGGGCAGATGGATTTTCCAATGCAGTGGACATGTCACTGGATTTAAGGGAATGTGAGTGGATGGAAATGAATGACTCCAGATGCATTTCATGGGTGCCAGATTCCAGTTGAGAAAGGAGGGCCATTCGTGCGCATGACAAAGGATGGGACGATGACCATCCTGTCGTATTGGAATCATCCATTTGTCCTGCTCTCTGCCTCTCAGGCTTCTCAGTGGAGGCACACATCCCAACCTTGGCTACCAAACCTCTAGATTCCACATTCCTAGAAAAGTGAGCAGGGTGCAAGGCAGGATAGATTCACAGACTCTCTGAGCTAGAAAAAACTGGACGTCTCTGGCTCAACTGACTCATTGTATACATGAGAGAAAGAGTGGTTTATCCACAATCACACAAAGAGGCAGCCAGACTGGATGGGAATCCAAGTTCCTGACCCCTAGACCCATGCTTCTACCACTGATCATCTGAAAGACACATCACTGCTGGGCAAGAGACACTGCTTTCAGATCAGGTGAGCCCATGGTGCTGGCGGGACCAGTGAAAAGAGAAACAGTCTTTGTggaaaatggagagaagagaacaaaGAGGGACCTAGATAATGGAAACTCTACCCCATACCCTCGAGTGCAGAAGCTTAGGCAAGTGTAGAATAAACACCAGTGAGAAAGAAGACCATATCCCCTGGGGGTGTACCCGGTAACACGAGCACAATAGAGCAGAAGAAAGGACCACTTGTAAAATTATGGCGTGTTCTAGTCTTATAAACTCTTCCTACTGTTTTTCTCCCCACACTCAAGTCCTTGAAGACCAGCAAAACATTAGACTAATAAGGGAGCTCCTGCAGACCCTCTACACATCCTTATGTACCCTGGTCCAAAGAGTCGGCAAGTCTGTGCTGGTGGGGAACATCAACATGTGGGTGTATCGGATGGAGAcgatcctgcactggcagcagcagctgAATAACATCCAAATCACCAGGGTAAGCAGGGACCCCCCAGCTTCCTCCCAGCAGGAAAGGCCCCTCTGCAGTCAGTTCCTCTGTCGAGATGCTGGGCAGCCTCACCAGGACTTTAAACCCGCTCTGGTGATGGAAGAGCCTAGATGGCTCTGCTCAGGTACTGTATCTTGGGTGCTGAGGGTGGGCTGGGGACTTTCTGAtaaagggagggtgggaagaacTTGGCAGAGCAGGATCAAAGCCCATGGAGGATGACAACCAATGGAAAggtgggaaaaactggaaacTTGACCTTTGGATCAGATGTTGGCTATACCACTGAAATCTTCAGTGGGATCTGGAGATTTCTGCCCGTTTCCTCTTAAAGTACAAGTTCGTTTATAGCTTTAAGATGCTGCCTGGAATACAAAGAAGCTATGACGGCGGTGGCTTGGAGAACTGATGGTACCAGCCTTTTAAAACTCTAGTTCCAGTTATTAACTGGAAGGAAAGGAAGCCTTTGAGTAAAGACTGTAAACATACAGGTGGGGAAAGAGATGGGCAAGTCTCACTCAAGGCACACAAATCAACCAAACCCCCCACATTTCCAGCTAAATTACTACCAGTAGTTTCTTCTGTCTTGTAAAACATAAGCTGGCCCCCTTACTCTTGTCCTCTTGAGAGTGAGCAGAAGGACCAAGACACACGAAAAATGTGAGAAAGATGTTGGTGTAATCTCTCAAGGCTCCCTAATGGACAGACACACTTAGGCCGCTCACGTAGCACTTGGCTGACTTATCTAATCACTCACCACGGCTGTTTTAAGTGGTTCTGGGATCCAGCCTGATAAGTTAGGTTCTGCCTCGTCTCTTGagaatgaaacataaaaaaaaaaaaaacttctttgacCTCTTTTAAGTGTTTCACTGTATGAAGCTTGCAAAATTCAGTGTCCTTGACTTTATAGTTaataacctctctgtgtcttgggttttttttttaactcagaaaCAGAGGGAATAATTAGAAACCTCAGAGTTCTATGACTTCCTTAGAATTACATAGGCTACactacacacgtacacacacacactacatagATACCAGTGATACCTAGTCAATTATATAAATGAGCAAATCCCATTAATCTCAAGGGCATCTTCCCTCCAATAACTTGGAACACCCGTTTAGACGGTCCCGCTTGCCCAGAACTTGCCTCtgttctctctttccctcacaGGAGCTGCCCCCTCCTTTGGCCACATCTGCCCACTTTCATGTGTCTGCTCTCCCTAAAGCCCTCCTTAGTTTATCTACAGACTCTCATGGGAGGTACCCATTGTAGTTGCTTCACCCTTCATGGAGTGAGGGGCGAGGAGGGatcagagaagcccagtgatTTTCCCAAGTAACACAGCAGTCAGGCCAGAGCTGAGGTCAGAACCCTGAGCTTCTTATTCCTAAAATGGCAAAGCTTTTTAGCATCAGTGGTTTCCAAAATTTTTTCAATCCAGCTTTCTTCCAACTATGTATTCAGTGATTCAGCTTTTTGCAAACCTTTTAAATCCGATGAAATCTCACACAGGATGGATCAGACCCTGAAATTCATCTCAGTCTCCCCTCTGCTCATGGCACCCCAGCCAGGCCAAGCTATTCTCAGCTTGGTCCTACCTTGGGGCTTTGAAGATAGCTGCTTCTTCTGACCATCCAGTCTTTTGAAGCCTCTGTCATCTTACTGTCCTCAGAGCCGCTATGATGAACTGAAATTATCTGATACATATATTCATCCACTGGCTTATAAACTCCACAAAGAAAGGACAGTACCTCTAGTTCCCTGCTCTGTTTCCTGTCCCTGGACCAAAGCAGATGGCAGTCAGTAGACattagttgaatgaatgagtgactgaaggCAACTGTCCTCCCTACACCTACCTAAAGAACTTGCTCAGTGTTCAGAGGAATACAGTCACGAAATACTGCCCTGTATACAGATGAGGATGAAAATTTACCAACTGCAAGATCTGaggaaagatattcaacatctctgtgcctcacttttctcatttgGGAAATAGGAGCAATCATGCCTATCTCATAGTCCTGGTATGAGATTTAATAAGTTAATACATAGAAAGCACTTAGAGCAGAGCCTGACATGTAGTATTGTAAATGCGtcagctattattattgttatgaGGGGCTCACTCTGTGGCACTCTTCAAAGTCCTCTAATGTATTAATTAACTCATCTAGTGACTAATtgtaagcaaagtgaaagtgaagtcgctcagtcgtgtccaactctttgcaaccccatggactgtagcctatcaggctcctccatccatgggattttccaggcaagagtgctggagtagattgccatttccttctccaggggatcttcccaacccaggaatcgaacccgggtctcctgcatcgcaggcagacgctttaccgtctgagccaccagggaagcctaattgtAAGGAGGGgtgattataaaattaatattaactGGCCGCTGTGCTCAGTACTTCCAGACATGGTCTCATGAGAAAAATCAGACTGAGCGGTTAAGAATAATCTGGCCGGGGCCTCCCCACCAATAAGATGTGGGCTGAACCCAGGCCTGTCTGCAGAAGCTTAAGATACCCATCAGTCTCTGCTCCCTCAGGCCCTCCTTCCTAACCCTCCATGGCTCTGAGCTACATTATTTTGATAGCAGTGCTGGGAACCCACGGAGCTCTGAAGTGCTTTTCACAGAAATGCCCACGtcttcagaggaaagaaaaatggacagagagagagagagagaaagtgagggtgggcagaaaaaaatttagttgctcagttgtgtccgactctgtggccccaaggactgtaacccaccaggctcctctgttcatgtagttcccaggcaagaatattggagtgggttgccattcccttctccagaggcttttcctgactcagggatcaaacccaggtctcctgtgttgcaggcagaatctttaccatctgagccaccagggaagcccaagggactTAATTACTTCAGTGTGgactgtattttaaaactttttaacagTTTGGACCAAAGAGAAGTATGTTATTACATGAAAATGTTAAGGTGACATTTACAGTCATTGTTTTCTGTTTGCCAAAGTTCTATCAGTATCTCCCCAGCACATAATcttgttttctttcagaatttcctatCTCATTCTATGGAGCCAatttttattggcaaaataattaatataataaataataaaagggagaaaaacgAAGAGAACTGGCTTGGGGCCGGGGGGCGCAGGGGGGAATCACAGAATCACAGTGCGCTGTGAGCAAGACAGAGTTTGGAAGCGTAGTGGGGCAGGGAAGGCAGGGTGAATATAAAAGGATTTTTAGCCAAATACTTGATAGGGGGAGCAAgagtgacttctttttctttaatatgtttATATTCAAATAGAAGAAGGTACACAAGCAGTTAATCATTTATCAGGAGTAAAGGCTCAGCATGGGGTCTGGGCAAGGATTTTGGAAAAGTTCAGGTTTGAAAATTTGAGAGTGAATTTGCCAAGTGGACTTTAATAGGAGTTCATGTAATAATTGGCCTGGGAGTTTTAACCAAAAAAGTAGATGCTTTGAAGTGCTGGAAACAAAAAGAACATCTCATGGCAGTTTTATTGGCTCATATGATCAGCCACAGATGATAAATGACAAATGGGTCTAGGACCTTCTGCAGTCCAGCAAAGTCCTGAATTCTGCAAACAGTTGAAAGTTCAGCCCAGCAGCCTGAACAGTATAAATTGTCAAGTCAGAGACACTTCTGATGGGTTAGGAGGCTGATGCTACTCCAAGTCTGAGATGGTTGGAGCTGGAGGGGATCCTCAGAGACTTCTAAGCCTGCTCATTTTGGACACGAAGGAAGTATGaaaggaagtgttagtcgctcagtcgtgtccaaccctttgcaaccccgtggactatatagcctgccaggctcctccgtccatggaattctccaggccatggagtgggttgctattcccttctccaggggatcttccccacccagggattgaacctgtgtctcctgcattgcaggcagtttctttaccagacGTACAGAAATTGAGACCCAGATTTCCCACGGGATCTCGATCTGCTGCTGCTCCATCCCATGGTCCTCCCACGCCACCTCCTGTTCTTCTCCATCATCCAGCATCCCAAGGCACCCTGTGACTGCCCACCTTCCCTCTACATGCCTGTCCTGCTTTGCAAAGACACGGCAGGGTGAAGAGGCGGGGATCGCTGACACTGTGTGTCCCCTTGGAATCCTATGTGTTCCAGCCTTGACATGCCTCGTACAGAGTTTAGTTAGCTAAAATTTCAAGGAGAGAACTCAATACCCATTCCCAGGATATTTTCCCCTGAGCTAAGGAAAGGTTTCTTCATcctgtttgtgagtgtgtgtgtgtttttcccctCTTGTGACCTCCAGAGGTGATAGAACACTGAGCTAAAAATGTCACTATTTCAAGTTCAAGAGCTCACCCAGGACTAGCATGGGAAGGACACAGAACCACAGTCTTGGTCTCGAGCGATTTGTGCTGACTTCTTATCCAGATGGCAGAAGCTAGTTGCTGTTCAAGAAATAGCAACAAGTACTACTGAGCATCTTCTGTACAGATAGTTCCCATAGCACTTGGTGCTTGTCTCCTTGGTGGCATTTAACCTTTGTTCTCCAATGATTTGCTTATGTTTCTGGGTCTCTCACCCTGCAGCAACTCTAGCGCCAGAAGAGGGTTTTTATGCTAGACTAGTCTGCAGGCGTTACAAGCTTAGACCTTGGCTTCAAGGATCTAGGTCTGGATAGGCTAACATAAGCTCATCCAAATTTAAACAATAAAGGACTTAAATATAAATGCAAGGATATAATAGAAGAAGCTTCTGGAGAAGCTCACAATTAATTGCCAGTGTGTTCTCCACAGATAAGTAGTTTTCAAAATGTTCCATGGAGCCTAAGGTTCAATAGAGATGCCTGAACAGATGGATCTTTAGGCTGAAAGATTCTTGACCAGCCCTTCCGAAAGTgtgcatacatgtatacacacacacacacacacacacacacacacacacacacacacacacaagtacagaGTCTTTCTCTTGTGGTTGTTTTTAcctgtttaattattttattttcatcattccacaaatatttattgagtgcctactatatgcTAACACACTTCTAGACTCTTCTAGACATAGCAATGAAAGAACACAAAAATTTCTGCCTCTGTGGAGCTTATATCCTAGCAGGAATTTTCCATTAAGCTTTTTTTTGGAGACGGGGTCTGAAAGATGGGATTtccttggtgttccagtggttaagactccacattcccagtgtagggggcttgggttccatccctggtcaggaaactaagatcatgcatgccccttggtgcagccaaaaaagacgGTGGTGTCTGAAAGAGATCATAGGAATTCTAGGAAGATGCAGTGCCTAAGACTTGAGGGAGACACAAAAGCAGTTTTCAGAGGAGGTGAGTTtgaacaggggcttcccaggtgggctactggttaaaaaaaaaaaaaaactgccaatgcaggtagacttaagagacacaggtttgatccctgggttgggaaggtcccctggaggaggagagcatggcaacctacttcagtattcttgcccagagaatccccatggacagaggagcctagtgggctacagtctatagggtcgcaaagaattggacacgactgaagggacttggcatGCACAAATTTGAACTTGATCTGAGAAGAGTCACTTATAGACGAGCAGAGGCCTGGACAGAGCGACAGCCTTGTGTGCAGTGTTTGGGGGCCAGTGAGAAAGCCTGTTTTGGAGGATCGGTGGTCACAAGGAGGCAGGCCATGAGATCTGAGGCTGGGGGTGCCCTGCCAGGGTAGTGAGTCCTTCAGGACTATTGTAATTGAGAAAAGCACAGCAATCCAACTCTTGCTATTAGGAGAATCTttccaggcagtgctagtggtaatgaacccagctgccaatgcaggagatattagAGATTCAGATtgcatccctggagaagggtatggcaacccactccagtattcttgccttgagaatctcatggacagaagagcctggtgagctatagtccttAGAGTTGCaaagcaactgaagcaacttagcacttcACAGTAAAAGTGTAAATCAGTGAaggaaattaagaggtacaagccTCCAGTTATAAAACAAATGAGCCACTGGGGCTGTAGTATAAGGAATATGGTCAATCATGTTGTAATAGCTTTATATGGGGACACACAGTTACTAGACTTACTAGATGGTCATTTCATAACATATGTAAATATCAAATCACTCTGtagttcacctgaaactaacaggatAGTGTATGTCAACTACTTTTTTTTAAGCATAAAGTTTTGTGCAACTTAGGAAAATTTCTCTGGCACCATTGGCCGGAGCTGCTCCAGGCTGTTCTTTGTGCATCTCGGTCATGGGTCCTGTCTTGTACTCAGGGCAGGGAGAATGGCTGCTCTGATCAATAAACCAGCTTGAGGCTGGAGGGCAAGGGGACAGCTGCATCCTTGGAGGGTGTCGCCTGGTGCCTGGCTGCTCTCCGCCCTGTAACTTAACACCGTCCTTCTCCTTGCAGCCTGCCTTCAAGGGCCTCACCTTCACAGACCTGCCTTTGTGCTTACAACTGAATATCATGCAAAGGCTGAGCGACGGGCGAGACCTGGTCAGCCTGGGCCAGGTGGCCCCCGACCTGCACGTGCTCAGCGAGGACCGGCTCTTATGGAAGAAGCTCTGCCAGTACCACTTCTCCGAGCGGCAGGTTGGTATGGCCCAGCGGTcgttccttccttctctcccactcTGCCTGCCACCCTGCCAAGCTTCCTTGGCATCTTTCTCAAACCCACCCTGGGGTGCTCCCTAGTTTGACTAGAAAGCAGTCCGAGGAGTTTCTAAATAATACTTGTGAGATTTCTTTTATgtaattcaaaaaggaaaaaaaaaaacttatattttTAGCCCGTTCCCATTTTATAGCTTGCTCTGAAAACAATTCATAAATTGGCAATAGCCCTTCTTTTCTATAACAAAATAACTTacatttttatgacattttacaGCTAAAGGATTTTCCTGATGTTATTTCATGTTATGCTGATAAGCCAGGGAAAGGCagccctggagttggaaatggcaaccccactccagtattctctgggaaatcccacagacaggagcctggcgggctgcaagtccatggggttgcagcgagtcggatacgactaagtgactgagcatattaTGCCCACTTTAAACAGACGGAGGGACTGAAGCCACAAGTGGCTAAATGACATATCCAAATTAGTGGCGTGCTCTCCAGGTGAGGAAAATGGCCTTGGATTTGAATTTGGGTCTTCGGACACCAGTTCTAGGCCTTTTTCCCCTCCATACACtgcctcagattttttttttcccccaacttctTTATATAGAAGTGTGAGTTCAACAGGGTCTGTTCACGAAGCCACTAATATTTAGATATAAAATAGAGCCACTGTGCCAAACAGTCACCACATCTCCctggaaataatcactcaagtctgTAGCAGAGAAAAGATTGAAGTTGTTTATGGAGATCACCTAAACTTTCAACACCAGAAGATGTCACCAGCCACCTGTTTCTTTTAAAGACTAGTTAAAAgctattgtttctttcactgGGTAGCGATCAGAAgcgacatttttatctctctgctACTCTTTCCCTGGCTATCATCAGGGTATAGATGAAAAAGGTGGGGAAAGGGGGCAGGAGCAGAACTTTTCAGAACAACTTTTATGTGTTTGATACTTAGATCCGCAAGCGATTAATCTTGTCCGACAAAGGACAGCTGGATTGGAAGAAGATGTATTTTAAACTTGCACGATGCTACCCACGGAAAGAGCAGTATGGAGACACCCTTCAGCTCTGCAGACACTGCCACATTCTTTCCTGGAAGGTATGTGTCTCAGAGGTGGTGGCCACGCCCCCCCCAAGCCCAGCCCCTAAGAGCCAATGACACCCGCACCATGTTGCCAAATGCTTTCCTGCTCTTCCACTATTGTAGCCCCCAGGTGAA comes from the Bos indicus isolate NIAB-ARS_2022 breed Sahiwal x Tharparkar chromosome 14, NIAB-ARS_B.indTharparkar_mat_pri_1.0, whole genome shotgun sequence genome and includes:
- the FBXO32 gene encoding F-box only protein 32; the protein is MPFLGQDWRSPGQSWVKTADGWKRFLDEKSGSFVSDLGSYCSKEVYNKENLFNSLNYDVAAKKRKKDMLNSKTKTQYFHQEKWIYVHKGSTKERHGYCTLGEAFNRLDFSTAILDSRRFNYVVRLLELIAKSQLTSLSGIAQKNFMNILEKVVLKVLEDQQNIRLIRELLQTLYTSLCTLVQRVGKSVLVGNINMWVYRMETILHWQQQLNNIQITRPAFKGLTFTDLPLCLQLNIMQRLSDGRDLVSLGQVAPDLHVLSEDRLLWKKLCQYHFSERQIRKRLILSDKGQLDWKKMYFKLARCYPRKEQYGDTLQLCRHCHILSWKGTDHPCTANNPESCSISLSPQDFINLFKF